The Amycolatopsis jiangsuensis nucleotide sequence CTCTTCGTGCTCCCGGCACAGCATCTCGCACGGTGCCAATAACACGTTGACCAGATTGCGACGTTCCCGGTGCAATTCGCTGAAGCTCGGGGACTCGAAGGTGGCGGCGAAGAAGACATCCATCCCGACGCGGTGGTCGATGAGATACCGAGTGTGGGCGGCGGCGATCGCCGCCGCCTGTCCCGCCGGATCGGGTTCCTCCTTGGCCCATCGCCGGGCGAGTTCGTACAGTTCACGCGCCGCCGAGGTGGCCACCGCGGCGAGCAACGCCACGCGATCGGGGAAGTGACGGTAGGGAGCCGCGGCCGAGAATCCGGCGCGACGCGCCGTTGCGGACACGGAGAACCGATCAATTCCGTTTTCGGCGATCAGCAGGGCTGCGACACGGACGAACTCGGCCCGCGTGCCGTCGGAGCTTTCTCTGATCGCCATGATTCATCTGAACAGTACTTCCCGGATGCATTGAGTTCCAGTGATCCGGGTATTACTGTGGTTGGTACCAACGCCATTCGTACAAATAGCGTGGATCACTCGTCGGCAGTCGGATGCGATGATGGTGGGCAGTGCGAAACTGTGCAGCGAAATGGCTGCTCGGTGAGAGCTCTCCGGACTGTGCCAACCGGCGTACGAGGGGCACGAGTCGCGCGCAGCGTATCAACATACGACCTCGCCGCCGCTATGCGGACGGTACCTTGGGGGAATCTCGATCTCGGCGTGCGTGTGCACCACTCTCGTCTACTCAAGTGTGGTCGACGTGGAAGAAGTCGAGGATGACGTCGGTGGCGGAGATGCTTTGCGTCGGGGTGCCAGGACCGCTGGAGTGTTCGGACCCGGGCCAGTTGTGGTCACCGCCGAGTACCCGGTAGTGGACCACCTCCGTGTCGTCCGCGCAGGCGGTCCAGCTGTGGCGGTGGATGTCCGCGGGTTCCTGGCCGGCCGGATCCTCCGCACCGCACTGGTCCCGTCGGACCCATTCATCGATCCATCCCTCGTTGTCCTCGCCCGCAGTGGTGCGGATCGGGCGGGATCGGTCGGTGCCGGCGTAGTCGATGACGCTGTCGTCGTCGCCGTGGAATTCCAGGATGCGCCGGGGCCCGGAACCGCAGTCCCGGACACCGTGATGCTCACTGCCCGGCCGGTAGA carries:
- a CDS encoding TetR/AcrR family transcriptional regulator: MAIRESSDGTRAEFVRVAALLIAENGIDRFSVSATARRAGFSAAAPYRHFPDRVALLAAVATSAARELYELARRWAKEEPDPAGQAAAIAAAHTRYLIDHRVGMDVFFAATFESPSFSELHRERRNLVNVLLAPCEMLCREHEEAVELVGQLHAQSHGFGALFLSGCYGHRRDVVVAKAKSAAQTMVAAHSRTAPDRFPLANG